A window of the Hordeum vulgare subsp. vulgare chromosome 5H, MorexV3_pseudomolecules_assembly, whole genome shotgun sequence genome harbors these coding sequences:
- the LOC123400184 gene encoding bZIP transcription factor ABI5 homolog, protein MSMEADDDDVWGAVTTSPSASPPPAISTALSLNTRLQLLAAAGSPFHPGGGCYRNAAASPSPFFSSAAASFPRIAPLDAGPARRALEREMCYGHAAAAWPGPPGAGAGAPAPVDRRKKRMIKNRESASRSRARKQAHVTQIESEVHQLREENEQLRLKYDQLKASVEVSVPVPVRKTLQRVLSAPF, encoded by the exons ATGTCCATGgaggccgacgacgacgacgtgtgGGGCGCGGTCACCACCAGCCCCAGCGCCTCGCCCCCGCCGGCCATCTCCACCGCGCTCAGCCTCAACACCCGCCTCCAGCTCCTCGCGGCCGCCGGCTCCCCGTTCCACCCGGGCGGGGGCTGCTACCGCAATGCGGCCGCGTCCCCGtcccccttcttctcctccgccgcggcctccttcCCGCGCATCGCGCCCCTCGACGCCGGCCCCGCCCGCCGCGCGCTCGAGCGCGAGATGTGCTAcggccacgccgccgccgcctggcCCGGGCcccccggcgccggcgccggcgcccccGCGCCCGTGGACCGGCGCAAGAAGCGCATGATCAAGAACCGCGAGTCGGCGTCCCGCTCCCGCGCGCGCAAGCAGGCCCACGTCACCCAGATCGAGTCGGAGGTGCACCAGCTGCGCGAGGAGAACGAGCAGCTCCGCCTCAAGTACGACCAG CTCAAGGCTTCGGTGGAAGTGTCGGTGCCGGTGCCGGTGCGGAAGACCCTGCAGAGGGTGCTCTCGGCGCCCTTCTGA